One Choristoneura fumiferana chromosome 25, NRCan_CFum_1, whole genome shotgun sequence genomic region harbors:
- the LOC141442118 gene encoding uncharacterized protein, translating to MACHIKFSDKLNTEEEIAIKGAHLLGPSLESKFDALKYEIVHKIDKELEDSQNARDYIAQKYDELCNKIQYLTELDATVTGFRSDVKTIERHIMELSTRVDDIEKRTICKECPSLSSSMFQ from the coding sequence ATGGCCTGCCACATCAAATTCTCAGATAAACTGAACACGGAAGAAGAAATTGCTATAAAGGGCGCTCACTTACTTGGTCCGAGCCTGGAATCCAAATTCGATGCGCTGAAATATGAAATAGTTCACAAGATTGACAAAGAACTGGAGGATTCACAGAACGCAAGAGATTACATCGCACAGAAGTATGACGAGTTGTGTAATAAGATACAGTATTTGACTGAACTGGACGCAACCGTGACAGGATTTAGGAGTGATGTCAAGACAATTGAGAGGCATATCATGGAACTGTCAACAAGGGTGGACGATATCGAAAAGAGAACGATCTGTAAGGAGTGCCCTTCCCTGTCGTCTTCTATGTTTCAGTGA
- the LOC141442117 gene encoding facilitated trehalose transporter Tret1-like → MDKPTIHMLSVQEKSGATRRTTQYIAAVAAAIGAVIAGTILAWTSPALPQLQPASPNATNIPAFVTIAGTNYTVVKELLPFIHFKGENGTNKTILVNSLLQPADFVLDTTQSSLVSSILAIGAAISALPVGVLAERVGRRPTILSLALPFLINWLLTIFANGAAMLIAARFFAGLATGGICVAAPMYIGEIAETSIRGSLGAFFQLFLTVGILFTFVIGGWTHWRVLSIISAVLPPLLVAVFWWMPETPQYLLGKNRRHDAERALRWLRGPDADLSAELEDMQKDVDTASRQRAGMLSMVTNRAPLMALVCSLGLMFFQQFSGINAVIFYTNNIFSAAGSNIDPVIATIIVGVVQTIATYISSLLVEKAGRRILLLQSCVIMGLCLIVLGVFFKMQESGSNVSALGWVPLVCLVLFIISFSLGFGPIPWMMMAELFAVEYRGSASGFAVIFNWCLVFIVTLCFPIMKEVIGIYSCFWFFAAFMVACIFFVFFLIPETKGKTVSQIQTILGGK, encoded by the exons ATGGACAAGCCCACGATCCATATGCTCTCCGTACAGGAGAAGAGCGGAGCGACCAGGCGGACCACACAGTACATAGCTGCGGTCGCAG CGGCCATAGGCGCAGTGATAGCGGGCACAATCCTAGCCTGGACCTCCCCAGCGCTGCCCCAGCTCCAGCCAGCAAGCCCCAACGCCACCAACATCCCCGCATTCGTCACCATTGCCGGAACGAACTACACGGTGGTCAAGGAACTGCTGCCTTTTATACACTTCAAGGGGGAGAATGGCACCAATAAAACTATACTGGTCAATTCGCTGCTGCAGCCGGCGGATTTTGTGCTGGATACTACGCAGA GTTCCCTAGTCTCCTCGATCCTGGCCATCGGAGCAGCCATCAGCGCCCTCCCGGTGGGCGTGCTAGCAGAGCGCGTCGGCCGCCGCCCCACCATCCTCAGCTTGGCCCTGCCGTTCCTCATCAACTGGCTGCTGACTATCTTCGCAAATGGGGCGGCCATGCTCATCGCTGCTAGATTCTTCGCTGGGTTGGCTACTG GTGGAATCTGCGTAGCAGCACCTATGTACATCGGTGAGATAGCCGAGACGTCCATCCGCGGGTCCCTGGGGGCCTTCTTCCAGCTGTTCCTCACCGTGGGCATCTTGTTCACGTTCGTCATTGGCGGGTGGACCCACTGGAGGGTCCTGTCCATCATATCCGCTGTCCTGCCTCCCCTATTGGTCGCTGTGTTTTG GTGGATGCCGGAGACGCCCCAGTACCTCCTGGGCAAGAACCGGCGCCACGACGCGGAGCGCGCGCTGCGCTGGCTGCGCGGGCCCGACGCCGACCTGTCTGCGGAACTCGAAGACATGCAGAAAGAC GTGGACACAGCCTCCCGGCAGCGCGCCGGCATGCTGAGCATGGTGACGAACCGCGCTCCCCTGATGGCCCTCGTCTGCTCTCTCGGGCTCATGTTCTTCCAACAGTTCAGCGGCATCAACGCCGTCATCTTCTACACCAACAACATCTTCTCCGCCGCCGGCTCCAACATCGACCCAGTCATCGCAACCATCATCGTCGGCGTCGTCCAAACCATTGCCACCTACATATCATCTTTACTCGTCGAAAAAGCCGGCCGAAGAATTCTCCTTCTCCAAAGTTGCGTTATCATGGGACTTTGTCTTATTGTCTTAGGAGTCTTCTTTAAAATGCAAGAGTCGGGTTCTAATGTCAGCGCTTTGGGATGGGTCCCGTTAGTCTGCTTGGTATTGTTCATCATCTCGTTCTCTTTAGGCTTCGGTCCCATACCTTGGATGATGATGGCTGAACTCTTCGCCGTTGAGTACAGAGGATCTGCCTCAGGTTTTGCAGTTATCTTCAACTGGTGCTTAGTGTTCATTGTCACTCTCTGCTTCCCCATAATGAAGGAGGTGATAGGTATATACAGTTGCTTCTGGTTCTTCGCCGCATTCATGGTTGCCTGTATATTCTTCGTCTTCTTCCTCATACCTGAAACTAAAGGAAAGACGGTGTCCCAGATTCAGACTATTCTTGGAGGGAAGTAA